Proteins encoded in a region of the Thermocaproicibacter melissae genome:
- the lspA gene encoding signal peptidase II, whose product MAVITLLLALLLAATDQLLKMIVIRDVKPVGSIDIVNGLLKLEYSENTGAAFSMMEGGRWGFLAITVVLCAFFIFAMFCYNNHEFFSRAACVLIVGGGIGNAIDRLVNSYVVDYISISFFPAIFNFADCCIVVGAIFLAIHLLFFTEHGKAEKVIRTK is encoded by the coding sequence GTGGCGGTCATTACACTTCTGTTGGCTCTCTTGCTCGCGGCGACAGACCAGCTGCTGAAAATGATAGTGATTCGCGACGTAAAACCCGTCGGCTCCATTGACATTGTGAACGGGCTTCTGAAATTGGAATACTCCGAAAACACCGGTGCCGCTTTCAGCATGATGGAGGGCGGCCGCTGGGGTTTCCTCGCAATTACGGTTGTGCTTTGTGCCTTCTTTATCTTTGCCATGTTCTGCTACAACAACCATGAATTTTTTTCGCGGGCGGCTTGTGTGCTTATTGTAGGCGGCGGAATCGGAAACGCGATTGACCGGTTGGTTAATTCTTATGTGGTAGACTACATCTCGATTTCCTTTTTCCCGGCAATCTTTAATTTCGCGGACTGCTGCATCGTTGTCGGGGCAATTTTCCTTGCAATACATTTGCTTTTCTTTACTGAGCACGGCAAAGCGGAAAAAGTGATACGGACGAAATAA
- the ileS gene encoding isoleucine--tRNA ligase — MDYKSTLNLPKTDFPMQAGLPKREPEMLKEWQESKLYENVMKKNEGRPLYVLHDGPPYANGDIHLGTALNKVLKDIIVRYRNMSGYKAPYVPGWDTHGLPTELKARKKAGVGNSTTISDVELRKICREFALHYLDDQRNQFMRLGGIGDWQNPYITLTHDFEAKQVEVFANMAQKGLIYKGLKPVYWCPSCKTALAEAEIEYSEDPCDSIYVKFRVTDDKGVFSGKGIDPNKVFFVIWTTTTWTIPANVAICLGPEFEYSLVKCGDEYYVMATALYEEAMKAAGKTDYEVVATFKGSDLEYIKTAHPFLDRSSLVILGDHVTLESGTGCVHTAPGHGVEDYDVCHNHYPELPVIVPVDADGKMTAEAGEMFCGLTTAEANKAILKHLDDIGALFAVKHIIHQYPHCWRCKNPVLFRATEQWFCSVDAIKDKAVEEINKVQWVPAWGRDRITSMVRERNDWCISRQRRWGVPIPIFYCKDCGEPLISKEAMDAVSKLFAKEGSDAWYIKTAKEILPEGTKCAKCGCTEFTQERDIMDVWFDSGCSHAAVVDQRPELRWPADMYLEGADQYRGWFQSSLLTSVAWRGQAPYRTVVTHGWVVDGEGRKMSKSLGNGISPSEIVEKYGADILRLWVASSDYHADIRISHEILKQLSDAYRKIRNTARFILGNLYDFDPNKDLVSPDNMEPIDRWALHRFNGLIEQVKKGYESYEFHEAYHAIHNFCVVDMSNFYLDVLKDRLYVEKADSATRRAAQSAMYLILDGMTRLVSPILAFTSDEIWRSMKHRSEENAEHVLYNDMPEPIDVNADDEFVARWDKIHQIREDVKKALEIARKDDVIHASLDAKVTLYCSSDLYPFVKSVEQVLPAVLIVSQLEVLEGGEGTFKGEELPGLSVSVAHADGEKCSRCWSYSHTVGSDPEHPDICARCAAVLK, encoded by the coding sequence ATGGATTACAAAAGCACCCTAAATCTTCCCAAAACCGATTTCCCGATGCAGGCCGGTCTGCCGAAGCGCGAACCGGAAATGCTGAAGGAATGGCAGGAAAGCAAGCTTTACGAAAATGTTATGAAAAAGAACGAGGGAAGACCGCTTTACGTCTTGCACGACGGCCCTCCGTATGCAAACGGAGATATCCATCTGGGGACAGCTCTCAATAAAGTCTTGAAGGACATCATCGTCCGTTACCGCAACATGAGCGGCTACAAGGCGCCGTATGTTCCCGGCTGGGATACGCACGGCCTCCCGACGGAGCTCAAAGCCCGCAAAAAAGCAGGTGTCGGAAATTCCACAACGATTTCCGACGTGGAGCTTCGCAAAATCTGCCGCGAGTTTGCGCTGCATTATCTGGACGACCAGAGAAATCAATTTATGCGCCTCGGCGGAATTGGCGACTGGCAGAACCCCTATATCACCCTGACGCATGACTTTGAAGCCAAGCAGGTTGAAGTCTTTGCGAACATGGCTCAGAAGGGCCTGATTTATAAGGGACTAAAGCCAGTCTATTGGTGCCCAAGCTGTAAAACGGCACTCGCTGAGGCTGAAATTGAGTACAGCGAGGATCCCTGCGATTCCATCTATGTAAAATTCCGCGTTACCGATGACAAAGGTGTGTTTTCCGGAAAGGGTATCGACCCGAATAAGGTCTTCTTCGTAATTTGGACGACCACAACCTGGACCATCCCTGCCAACGTGGCAATTTGCCTCGGACCGGAGTTTGAGTATTCCCTCGTAAAATGTGGTGATGAGTATTACGTCATGGCTACCGCACTTTATGAGGAAGCGATGAAAGCGGCAGGAAAAACCGATTATGAGGTCGTCGCAACCTTCAAGGGTTCTGACCTGGAATATATCAAAACAGCACATCCATTCCTTGACCGCAGTTCGCTTGTTATTCTCGGCGACCATGTAACGCTGGAAAGTGGTACCGGATGCGTTCATACGGCACCTGGACACGGTGTAGAAGACTATGATGTTTGCCACAACCATTATCCGGAACTGCCCGTCATTGTTCCGGTCGATGCAGACGGCAAGATGACAGCCGAGGCCGGCGAAATGTTCTGCGGCCTTACAACGGCAGAGGCGAACAAGGCTATCCTGAAACATCTGGATGATATCGGCGCCCTCTTTGCCGTCAAGCACATCATTCACCAGTATCCGCATTGCTGGCGCTGCAAGAATCCGGTGCTGTTCCGTGCAACGGAGCAGTGGTTCTGTTCGGTCGATGCCATTAAGGACAAGGCCGTGGAAGAAATCAATAAAGTTCAGTGGGTTCCGGCATGGGGCCGCGACCGCATCACTTCCATGGTGCGTGAGCGCAACGACTGGTGCATTTCCCGCCAGCGCCGCTGGGGTGTGCCGATTCCGATTTTCTACTGCAAAGATTGCGGCGAGCCGCTCATTTCAAAGGAAGCCATGGATGCAGTATCCAAGCTGTTTGCGAAGGAAGGCTCGGATGCTTGGTACATTAAGACCGCGAAGGAAATTCTGCCGGAAGGCACCAAATGCGCAAAATGCGGCTGCACGGAATTCACACAAGAACGCGACATTATGGATGTGTGGTTTGATTCCGGCTGCAGCCATGCCGCTGTGGTTGACCAGCGTCCGGAGCTTCGCTGGCCGGCTGATATGTACCTCGAAGGTGCCGATCAGTACCGCGGCTGGTTCCAGTCATCCCTGCTGACCTCCGTCGCTTGGAGAGGGCAGGCACCATACCGCACTGTTGTAACTCACGGCTGGGTCGTAGACGGCGAAGGCCGCAAGATGTCCAAGTCGCTCGGCAACGGAATCTCCCCGTCTGAAATCGTTGAAAAGTACGGTGCAGATATTCTGCGCCTCTGGGTTGCGTCTTCCGACTACCACGCGGATATCCGCATTTCCCATGAAATCCTGAAACAGCTTTCCGACGCATACCGTAAAATTCGCAATACGGCGCGCTTCATTCTCGGAAATCTGTATGATTTTGATCCGAACAAAGACCTTGTTTCGCCGGATAACATGGAGCCGATTGATCGCTGGGCACTTCACCGCTTCAACGGCCTCATCGAGCAGGTGAAAAAGGGATACGAGTCTTACGAGTTCCACGAAGCTTACCATGCGATTCATAATTTCTGCGTGGTGGATATGTCGAACTTCTACCTCGATGTCCTGAAAGACAGGCTGTATGTTGAAAAAGCAGACAGTGCAACGCGGCGTGCGGCGCAGTCTGCTATGTACCTGATTCTCGACGGTATGACTCGCCTCGTTTCTCCGATTCTTGCCTTTACCTCGGATGAAATCTGGCGCAGCATGAAGCATCGCAGCGAGGAAAATGCCGAGCATGTCCTTTACAACGATATGCCGGAGCCGATTGATGTCAACGCGGATGATGAGTTTGTTGCCCGTTGGGATAAGATTCATCAGATTCGTGAAGATGTGAAGAAAGCGCTTGAAATCGCCCGCAAAGATGATGTCATTCATGCTTCGCTCGATGCGAAAGTGACGCTTTACTGTTCTTCTGACTTGTATCCATTCGTGAAATCCGTAGAGCAGGTGCTCCCGGCTGTTTTGATTGTTTCTCAGCTTGAAGTTTTGGAAGGCGGGGAAGGAACATTCAAGGGCGAGGAACTGCCCGGTTTGTCTGTTTCCGTTGCTCATGCGGACGGTGAAAAATGCAGCCGTTGCTGGAGCTACAGCCACACAGTCGGAAGCGATCCGGAGCATCCGGATATCTGTGCACGCTGTGCAGCCGTATTAAAGTAA
- a CDS encoding DivIVA domain-containing protein: MLSLNDIINVGFRKSGFSGYRADDVDSFVDSVRESYEELLKRCETAEAEVVKLKEENRQNIEKLKVLANKIEEYRNQEDDIKNALISAQKLSEASVREARHKAEIILKDAELKAERIIQDADRKIVEQKKEFERMQRTVSDFRSKLLSIYKEHLTLIDALPGTKPETAAPQESAPAQKAPEEHAEKVSAPAAEEPKAGEEAEAEMESQPVVMNFDD, encoded by the coding sequence ATGTTGTCATTAAATGATATCATCAACGTAGGGTTCCGCAAGTCCGGCTTTTCAGGTTACCGTGCCGACGATGTTGACAGCTTTGTCGATAGCGTCCGTGAGAGCTACGAAGAACTTCTGAAACGCTGTGAAACTGCCGAAGCAGAAGTCGTGAAGCTGAAAGAGGAAAATCGGCAGAATATCGAAAAACTCAAAGTCCTGGCAAACAAAATCGAAGAATACCGGAACCAAGAAGATGATATTAAGAATGCTCTTATCAGTGCTCAGAAGCTCAGCGAAGCATCGGTTCGTGAAGCACGCCATAAGGCGGAAATAATTCTGAAGGATGCCGAACTGAAAGCGGAGCGCATCATTCAAGATGCAGACCGTAAAATTGTTGAGCAAAAGAAAGAATTTGAACGGATGCAGAGAACGGTTTCAGATTTCCGCTCCAAGCTTCTCAGCATCTATAAAGAGCATTTAACGCTGATTGATGCGCTGCCGGGCACAAAACCGGAAACGGCAGCACCTCAGGAATCGGCTCCGGCGCAGAAGGCTCCGGAAGAACATGCTGAAAAGGTATCTGCTCCCGCTGCAGAAGAGCCAAAAGCGGGTGAAGAGGCAGAAGCAGAAATGGAATCTCAGCCTGTTGTAATGAATTTTGACGATTGA
- a CDS encoding RNA-binding protein has translation MQNKSSEQNDLLAARILDAIRLAEIRRKPHFVGFLDERETVRTKNLLRRESFVNAQFWGGFSEAERVVFGAFPEFMAPDATVFPVTALTVEFRKQDRLTHRDFLGALLHTGLERSSLGDILTEEGRAVIFCRREVSGFLCSQVEKIGGVGVRITEGAQEPLPAAHRFADFSAVIASARLDCVTAAAVGTSREKAAAMIRARLVELNHEEEASPSADVHEGDILSVRGEGRYVIDRLGPLTKKGRLGIAGRKYV, from the coding sequence ATGCAGAATAAATCCTCTGAGCAGAATGATCTTCTGGCTGCGCGGATTCTGGATGCGATTCGTCTGGCTGAGATACGCAGGAAACCTCATTTTGTCGGCTTTCTCGATGAAAGAGAGACTGTGCGCACCAAGAATTTGCTGCGGCGGGAATCATTCGTGAATGCCCAGTTCTGGGGCGGTTTTTCCGAAGCGGAACGGGTCGTTTTTGGGGCTTTTCCAGAATTTATGGCACCCGATGCGACTGTTTTTCCGGTTACAGCGCTTACGGTTGAGTTCCGTAAGCAAGACCGCCTGACTCACCGTGATTTTCTCGGCGCGCTGCTTCATACCGGACTTGAGCGCTCTTCGCTGGGCGATATCTTGACGGAGGAAGGGCGTGCAGTAATATTTTGCAGGCGCGAAGTCTCCGGGTTTCTATGTTCTCAAGTGGAAAAGATTGGCGGAGTGGGCGTCAGAATTACGGAGGGGGCACAAGAACCTCTTCCGGCGGCGCATCGCTTCGCCGATTTTTCAGCTGTCATTGCTTCCGCGAGGCTTGACTGCGTTACGGCTGCGGCGGTAGGTACCAGCAGAGAGAAGGCGGCTGCGATGATACGCGCACGGCTTGTCGAACTGAATCACGAGGAAGAGGCCTCTCCCTCCGCAGACGTTCACGAAGGGGATATCCTTTCCGTCCGCGGGGAAGGGCGTTATGTGATTGATCGGCTTGGCCCGCTCACCAAAAAAGGCAGACTTGGCATAGCGGGCAGAAAATATGTTTAA
- a CDS encoding cell division protein SepF, with translation MAGLVEKFKNMWDAPEDEYEDYDYPEEEGQEMAMAGQNNEPEVQRDSNRHVANVNSGNKVVNIHATAQLQVVLFKPEHFGEETCNIADELLKMHTVVLNLENTAKDVSRRIIDFLSGVAYANGGKIKRVATSTFIITPYNVDLTGEDVMDELENNGVYF, from the coding sequence ATGGCAGGACTTGTTGAAAAATTCAAGAACATGTGGGATGCTCCTGAAGATGAATATGAAGATTACGATTACCCGGAAGAAGAAGGGCAGGAGATGGCTATGGCCGGTCAAAATAATGAGCCGGAAGTACAGCGCGATTCAAACCGTCATGTCGCCAATGTAAATTCCGGCAACAAAGTCGTCAACATCCATGCAACAGCACAGCTTCAGGTCGTCCTCTTCAAACCGGAGCATTTTGGTGAAGAAACCTGCAACATTGCAGATGAATTGCTGAAAATGCATACCGTAGTGCTCAATCTTGAAAACACTGCCAAGGATGTTTCCCGAAGAATTATTGATTTCCTGAGCGGCGTCGCTTATGCGAACGGCGGCAAGATTAAGCGCGTTGCCACAAGTACCTTCATCATCACTCCATACAATGTCGACCTCACCGGTGAAGACGTGATGGACGAGCTTGAAAACAACGGTGTTTATTTTTAA
- a CDS encoding YggS family pyridoxal phosphate-dependent enzyme → MMEKLSNEDLQRRFHDVEENLKVIRENIAEAAARAGKSASDITLLAATKTVPVEVINHSIELGVDHIGENRVQELNEKYESYNLERCELHFIGHLQLNKVKYLIGRVAMIQSVDSEKLAAEISRLSAKKGVTTDVLLEVNIGKEPNKSGVMPELLPELVEKVSLLPNIRVRGLMAIPPANASETETMNFFLRMNQYFVDIKHKKTDNVSMDWLSMGMSADYTQAILAGANLVRVGTALYGPRIYVKKH, encoded by the coding sequence ATGATGGAAAAGTTATCAAATGAAGACTTGCAGCGCCGCTTTCATGATGTGGAAGAAAATCTGAAGGTGATTCGTGAAAATATCGCTGAAGCAGCCGCACGCGCCGGAAAAAGTGCCAGCGACATTACGCTTCTGGCGGCAACGAAAACCGTTCCCGTAGAGGTCATCAACCACAGCATCGAGCTTGGCGTCGACCACATCGGCGAAAACCGTGTTCAAGAATTGAATGAGAAATACGAAAGTTATAACCTCGAGCGGTGTGAGCTGCATTTTATCGGCCACCTGCAGCTCAACAAGGTCAAGTACCTCATCGGCCGTGTCGCGATGATTCAGTCGGTCGACAGTGAAAAACTGGCCGCCGAGATTTCCCGCCTTAGTGCGAAAAAGGGCGTTACCACCGATGTCCTGCTGGAAGTGAACATCGGTAAAGAACCGAACAAATCCGGTGTCATGCCGGAGCTTTTGCCTGAACTGGTTGAAAAAGTGTCCCTTTTGCCGAATATTCGGGTGCGCGGATTGATGGCAATTCCTCCTGCAAACGCCTCCGAGACGGAAACAATGAACTTTTTTTTGAGAATGAATCAATATTTTGTTGACATAAAGCACAAAAAAACCGATAATGTATCTATGGACTGGCTGTCAATGGGAATGTCAGCAGATTATACACAGGCAATTCTTGCGGGGGCAAATTTAGTGCGTGTGGGAACGGCACTGTATGGCCCGCGAATTTATGTGAAAAAACACTGA
- a CDS encoding HlyD family efflux transporter periplasmic adaptor subunit: protein MNNSRLRKVGSRILALLLLFYVGYQIFKANYSSIRTENVSYFTASRTVKVSVVALRNEVLLTSPAGGAVDFAINSGSRVAKGGTIAEIYANSEQISVKHQLADIDREIQQLQNLQQSASAYSLSAETANERICMKLSEMLNYVSSGELPKVYSEKSSLLNLLSEKEIGTGKVKDFKSRISELQSQRKTIAAKAGKPTGTIVSPVSGYFIDSTDGMESAYDISKISTITCSDIQKLQTMKAVPVSGSIGKIDRDFNWYLVCIVPADELVPFRHQMDTGGNLSIQFPFVSNMSISATLETINMNSDNSAGAVVLQCKEINSELVGIRRETANISFGEYTGLRVSQKAVHYANVKSTTKDANGKKTTVEKKVMGVYVLHGNQIVFRQIVPEFSTESYVICKANPNDDEILTSDTVRYNDEVVVEGTNLYDGKVIK from the coding sequence ATGAACAATTCAAGGCTGCGAAAAGTAGGTTCCCGCATCCTTGCGCTTCTTCTCCTCTTTTATGTAGGCTATCAGATTTTCAAAGCGAATTACTCCTCAATTCGGACGGAAAACGTGTCTTACTTTACCGCTTCCCGGACGGTTAAGGTGTCGGTTGTGGCGCTTCGCAACGAAGTGCTTCTTACTTCACCCGCCGGCGGTGCGGTGGACTTCGCAATCAATTCGGGCAGCCGTGTTGCAAAAGGCGGAACGATTGCGGAAATCTACGCCAATTCCGAGCAGATTTCCGTAAAGCATCAGCTGGCGGATATTGACAGAGAGATTCAGCAGCTGCAAAATCTGCAGCAGTCTGCCAGCGCCTATTCTTTAAGCGCTGAAACTGCCAACGAGCGAATCTGCATGAAATTATCGGAGATGCTGAACTACGTCAGTTCCGGTGAACTGCCGAAAGTGTATTCCGAGAAATCATCGCTTCTGAACCTTTTGAGCGAGAAGGAAATCGGTACTGGAAAGGTCAAAGATTTCAAATCGCGCATCAGTGAACTGCAGTCGCAGCGAAAAACGATTGCTGCAAAAGCCGGCAAGCCTACCGGAACTATTGTGTCTCCGGTTTCAGGTTACTTCATCGACTCAACGGACGGAATGGAAAGCGCGTACGACATTTCCAAAATCTCCACAATTACCTGCAGCGACATTCAGAAACTTCAAACGATGAAAGCCGTTCCGGTTTCCGGCAGTATCGGAAAAATCGACCGCGATTTCAACTGGTACCTTGTCTGTATTGTTCCGGCGGACGAACTTGTCCCGTTCCGCCACCAAATGGACACGGGGGGGAACTTGTCGATTCAATTCCCTTTCGTTTCCAATATGTCCATTTCCGCTACACTCGAGACAATCAATATGAATTCCGACAATTCGGCAGGCGCTGTTGTTTTGCAGTGCAAGGAAATCAATTCGGAACTTGTCGGAATCAGGCGTGAGACGGCAAATATCTCCTTTGGTGAATATACCGGCCTCCGCGTCAGTCAGAAAGCCGTACATTATGCAAATGTGAAATCTACCACAAAAGACGCTAACGGAAAAAAGACAACGGTCGAAAAGAAAGTAATGGGAGTATATGTGCTCCATGGCAATCAGATTGTATTCCGCCAGATTGTCCCGGAGTTTAGCACAGAGAGTTATGTAATCTGCAAAGCGAACCCCAATGACGACGAAATTCTGACGTCCGATACAGTAAGATATAACGACGAAGTTGTTGTGGAGGGGACGAATCTGTATGATGGAAAAGTTATCAAATGA
- the miaA gene encoding tRNA (adenosine(37)-N6)-dimethylallyltransferase MiaA, with translation MAGIPVVAVVGPTATGKTRLAVGLSLRFGGEVVSADSMQIYRGLDIGTAKPTIEEMRGVPHHLIDFLDPSQSFSVADFVELASKSIADINARGKLPIVAGGTGLYIWSLLNGLNFLPQEKDEELRAKLKHMAEQEGTEKVWKMLREIDPESAERIHPNNVGRVIRAIEVYRVTGITMTEQIRRSREKPSPYDPLVIGLTYRDRSKLYDAINRRVDIMMQRGLLKEAETVFKMEHAATASQAIGYKEFFPYFRGECSVEESVEQVKRESRRYAKRQLTWFRRDESVQWLYVDEFANPDELLAKAASLILQKGWKR, from the coding sequence ATGGCAGGAATTCCGGTTGTTGCTGTTGTCGGCCCTACGGCGACGGGGAAAACGAGGCTTGCGGTCGGACTTTCCCTGCGCTTCGGCGGTGAAGTCGTTTCCGCCGATTCCATGCAGATTTACCGCGGGCTGGATATCGGGACAGCCAAACCGACGATTGAGGAAATGCGCGGTGTTCCGCACCATCTGATTGATTTTCTCGACCCCTCACAGTCGTTCAGCGTCGCAGATTTTGTCGAACTGGCGTCGAAAAGCATTGCCGATATCAACGCAAGAGGAAAACTTCCGATTGTCGCCGGGGGCACAGGACTCTATATCTGGTCTTTACTCAACGGCCTGAACTTTTTGCCGCAGGAAAAAGATGAAGAACTCCGTGCAAAATTAAAGCACATGGCAGAGCAGGAGGGCACCGAGAAAGTCTGGAAGATGCTCCGTGAAATCGACCCGGAGTCAGCCGAGCGTATTCATCCGAACAATGTGGGTCGCGTCATACGCGCCATTGAGGTTTACCGCGTGACCGGCATCACGATGACGGAGCAAATCCGCCGTTCCCGCGAAAAGCCTTCTCCGTATGATCCTCTCGTCATCGGCCTTACGTACCGTGACCGCTCAAAGCTTTATGATGCCATCAATAGGCGCGTTGATATTATGATGCAAAGGGGCCTTCTGAAGGAAGCCGAAACGGTTTTCAAGATGGAGCACGCGGCGACAGCTTCACAGGCAATCGGCTACAAAGAATTCTTCCCGTATTTCCGAGGGGAGTGTTCCGTTGAGGAGTCTGTGGAGCAGGTAAAACGTGAAAGCCGAAGATACGCAAAGCGTCAGCTCACTTGGTTCCGCCGTGATGAATCCGTTCAATGGCTCTATGTCGATGAATTTGCAAATCCTGATGAGCTGCTTGCGAAAGCGGCTAGTTTGATTCTGCAAAAGGGGTGGAAGCGATGA